A window of Apium graveolens cultivar Ventura chromosome 8, ASM990537v1, whole genome shotgun sequence contains these coding sequences:
- the LOC141679134 gene encoding uncharacterized protein LOC141679134, with protein MQPLPSIAQTYRLFAQEERHKEISAASTASDSMAFYADRKKFNPSYQINRNVASNTGSNANWKKNGDQGFTRKPAYFCNHCKIPGHSMERCFKLNGYPPGFQDRQNRKFAAMTLQTPRQDYSENSATEEMNRNSETVTKEQYNHLLNLINQKNNNTTGPSDSDDGKHALLAGPFLEKASDSTW; from the exons ATGCAACCTTTGCCAAGCATAGCACAAACCTACAGACTATTTGCTCAGGAGGAGAGGCACAAAGAAATCTCTGCTGCTTCTACAGCATCTGACTCAATGGCATTTTATGCtgatagaaagaagtttaatCCTTCATACCAGATTAACAGAAATGTGGCTTCTAATACAGGTTCAAATGCAAACTGGAAAAAGAATGGTGATCAAGGATTTACAAGAAAACCAGCATATTTTTGTAATCACTGCAAGATACCAGGTCATAGCATGGAAAGGTGTTTCAAATTGAATGGTTATCCACCAGGTTTTCAGGACAGGCAGAATAGAAAGTTTGCTGCTATGACACTTCAGACTCCTCGACAAGATTATTCTGAGAATTCTGCAACTGAAGAAATGAATAGAAACTCTGAAACTGTAACTAAGGAACAGTATAATCATTTGTTGAACTTGATCAATCAGAAGAATAACAATACTACTGGTCCATCTGATTCTGATGATGGTAAACATGCTCTACTTGCAG GGCCATTCCTTGAGAAGGCCTCAGATTCTACTTGGTAA
- the LOC141679571 gene encoding enoyl-CoA delta isomerase 1, peroxisomal-like has protein sequence MCTLEKRGSVYILTLTGNDEHRLTLSLIESISAALQRIRCEITATPSSSAALITTGEGTTFCNGGDLEFSISSKQNFLLLISKIRSLFTDFMSLPLPTIAALNGSATCSGVILTLMHDYRFMSKDSGYLYLDYNDNQIVPTTPYVRATIRAKVSSPAVWRDLILKAEKFPAKMAVEKGIIDAAYDTVEETVAAAVELGEQLAMRKWKGQVYAENRILLYPEVLHALSVVETDESVKNSRVPIKDLESPL, from the coding sequence ATGTGCACCTTAGAGAAACGCGGAAGCGTTTACATTCTTACACTTACTGGAAATGATGAACACCGTCTCACCCTATCTCTCATAGAATCCATCTCCGCTGCTCTTCAACGCATTCGATGTGAAATCACAGCCACACCTTCCTCTTCTGCAGCCCTTATCACGACAGGTGAAGGCACGACTTTCTGTAATGGGGGCGACCTGGAATTCTCTATATCAAGTAAACAAAATTTCTTGTTATTGATTTCCAAAATAAGATCTCTTTTTACTGATTTCATGTCTCTCCCTCTGCCAACCATTGCCGCTCTGAATGGCAGTGCCACTTGTTCTGGTGTCATTCTCACCCTCATGCATGATTATAGATTCATGAGCAAGGACAGTGGGTATTTGTACCTAGATTATAACGATAATCAGATAGTGCCTACTACCCCTTATGTCAGGGCCACCATAAGGGCCAAAGTTTCAAGTCCAGCTGTTTGGCGTGACCTTATTCTGAAGGCCGAGAAGTTTCCAGCCAAGATGGCAGTGGAGAAGGGAATTATTGATGCGGCCTATGATACTGTGGAAGAGACCGTGGCAGCGGCTGTAGAGCTGGGGGAACAGTTGGCGATGAGAAAGTGGAAAGGGCAGGTGTATGCAGAGAATAGGATACTACTTTATCCCGAAGTGTTGCATGCGCTGAGTGTTGTTGAAACTGACGAAAGTGTGAAGAATTCTCGTGTACCTATCAAGGACCTTGAATCTCCACTTTAA